A genome region from Anastrepha obliqua isolate idAnaObli1 chromosome 4, idAnaObli1_1.0, whole genome shotgun sequence includes the following:
- the LOC129244378 gene encoding basic proline-rich protein-like — MLVIVLVGVLIASANSASYKTPAAQYANAKAAGPVFWPRYLNPETGRDPWILRSRYLAAATPYAAPAPYPTPLAGPSLASYGAPVSPPSLYTSPAPTPAPAPYGSSGAASYGVAGPAPAPYADPNVAPSSPLYAAPVPAPSSYGSPSPATSGSSAPCDVPSTTSYGDSTSASAPSPATALTLLVVPAPDPAPYGGPNPSPAPSPYAVPAPAPSAYTGPSPGPYGGPAPGPSLYAAPVPAPSAYDGPSPGPYGDPAPGPSPYAAPAPAPSAYGGPNPSPYGDPAPAPSPSAYGGPSPGPYRGPAPDPSPYAAPVPAPSAYDGPSPGPYGDPAPGPSPYAAPASAPSAYGSPSPAPYGAPAPCGGPSATSYGEPTSVSALNAGPSPTTALTLLIAKAPDTAPYDGPSPSPSPSPYAAPAPAPSAYGDPSPGPYGGPKPGPSPYAGPAPAPSAYADSSPGPYDGPGPDPSPYAAPASAPSAYDSPSPTPYGAPAPCGGPSATSYGEPTSVSALNAGPSPTTALTLLIAKAPDTAPYDGPSPSPSPSPYAAPAPAPSAYGDPSPGPYGGPKPGPSPYAGPAPAPSAYADSSPGPYDGPGPDPSPYAAPASAPSAYDSPSPTPYGAPAPCGGPSATSYGEPTSVSALNAGPSPSTALTLLIAQAPDTAPYDGPSPSPAPSAYAAPAPAPSAYGGPSPGPYGGAKPGPSPYAAPATTPSAHGGPVPGPSPCAGPAPAPSAYTVPSPGPYDSPAPAPSPYAAPAPAPSAYGGPNPSPYGGPAPEPSPSPYAGPSPVPYDGPAPDPSPYEVPAPVPSAYGGPNPGPYGGPGPAPAPSAYGSPSPGPYGAPAPGPPDYAAPAPAQSAYGGPNPGPYGGPSPAPAPSAYGGPSPGAYGAPAPGPPDYAAPASAQSAYGGHSPGPYGGTAPGLSPYAAPGPAPSAYGGPNPGPYGAPAPAPPPSAYGGPSPGTYGAPAPGPPDYAAPAPAPSAYGGASPGTYGAPAPAPSAYAGANPGPYGGPAPGPGFCPAAASAPGPYVSPTPPPYAAPAPAPLPIPSNDVISYLK, encoded by the coding sequence ATGTTAGTTATAGTTTTAGTTGGAGTCTTAATTGCATCTGCCAACTCGGCTTCGTACAAAACGCCGGCTGCACAGTATGCAAACGCAAAAGCTGCAGGTCCTGTTTTTTGGCCTCGCTACTTGAATCCAGAAACAGGTCGAGATCCATGGATATTACGATCTCGTTACTTAGCAGCTGCAACTCCATACGCTGCACCAGCACCTTATCCCACACCCCTTGCAGGTCCAAGTCTAGCATCTTACGGAGCCCCAGTATCTCCTCCATCACTTTATACATCACCTGCTCCTACACCTGCTCCCGCGCCCTATGGCAGCTCTGGTGCAGCATCTTACGGAGTTGCAGGACCAGCCCCAGCACCTTACGCTGACCCAAATGTGGCACCTAGCTCACCACTCTATGCAGCACCAGTACCTGCTCCATCGTCCTACGGCAGCCCTAGTCCAGCAACTTCTGGATCCTCAGCACCCTGCGATGTCCCTAGTACAACATCTTACGGAGACTCAACATCTGCCTCAGCACCTAGTCCAGCTACCGCCCTTACTCTCTTAGTAGTACCGGCACCTGACCCAGCACCCTATGGAGGACCAAATCCATCACCTGCCCCTTCACCCTACGCAGTACCGGCACCAGCTCCATCAGCATATACCGGCCCTAGTCCAGGTCCTTATGGAGGCCCAGCACCTGGCCCATCACTCTACGCAGCACCGGTACCAGCTCCATCAGCTTATGACGGCCCTAGTCCAGGTCCTTATGGTGACCCAGCACCTGGCCCATCACCCTACGCAGCACCGGCACCTGCTCCATCAGCTTATGGCGGTCCTAACCCAAGTCCTTATGGAGACCCAGCACCGGCACCTTCTCCATCAGCTTATGGCGGCCCTAGTCCAGGTCCTTATAGAGGCCCAGCACCTGATCCATCACCCTACGCAGCACCGGTACCAGCTCCATCAGCTTATGACGGCCCTAGTCCAGGTCCTTATGGTGACCCAGCACCTGGTCCATCACCCTACGCAGCACCGGCATCTGCTCCATCAGCCTATGGCAGTCCTAGTCCAGCTCCATACGGAGCCCCAGCACCCTGTGGCGGCCCTAGTGCAACATCTTACGGAGAGCCAACGTCTGTCTCAGCACTTAACGCCGGGCCTAGTCCAACTACTGCCCTTACTCTCTTAATAGCAAAGGCACCTGACACAGCACCATACGATGGACCAAGTCCATCACCTTCCCCATCACCATACGCAGCACCGGCACCTGCTCCATCAGCTTATGGTGACCCTAGTCCAGGTCCTTATGGAGGCCCAAAACCTGGTCCATCACCCTACGCAGGACCGGCACCTGCTCCATCAGCTTATGCCGATTCTAGTCCAGGTCCTTATGACGGCCCAGGACCTGATCCATCACCCTACGCAGCACCGGCATCTGCTCCATCAGCCTATGACAGCCCTAGTCCGACTCCATACGGAGCCCCAGCACCCTGCGGCGGCCCTAGTGCAACATCTTACGGAGAGCCAACGTCTGTCTCAGCACTTAACGCCGGGCCTAGTCCAACTACTGCCCTTACTCTCTTAATAGCAAAGGCACCTGACACAGCACCATACGATGGACCAAGTCCATCACCTTCCCCATCACCATACGCAGCACCGGCACCTGCTCCATCAGCTTATGGTGACCCTAGTCCAGGTCCTTATGGAGGCCCAAAACCTGGTCCATCACCCTACGCAGGACCGGCACCTGCTCCATCAGCTTATGCCGATTCTAGTCCAGGTCCTTATGACGGCCCAGGACCTGATCCATCACCCTACGCAGCACCGGCATCTGCTCCATCAGCCTATGACAGCCCTAGTCCGACTCCATACGGAGCCCCAGCACCCTGCGGCGGCCCTAGTGCAACATCTTACGGAGAGCCAACGTCTGTCTCAGCACTTAACGCCGGGCCTAGTCCATCTACTGCCCTTACTCTCTTAATAGCACAGGCACCTGACACAGCACCATATGATGGACCAAGTCCATCACCTGCCCCATCAGCCTACGCAGCACCGGCCCCTGCTCCATCAGCTTATGGTGGCCCTAGTCCAGGTCCTTATGGAGGCGCAAAACCTGGTCCATCACCCTACGCAGCACCGGCAACAACTCCATCAGCTCATGGCGGCCCAGTACCTGGTCCATCACCCTGCGCAGGACCGGCACCTGCTCCATCAGCTTATACCGTTCCTAGTCCAGGTCCTTATGACAGCCCAGCACCTGCTCCTTCACCCTACGCAGCACCGGCACCTGCTCCATCAGCTTATGGCGGCCCTAATCCAAGTCCGTATGGAGGTCCAGCACCGGAACCTTCTCCATCACCTTATGCTGGTCCTAGTCCAGTTCCTTATGACGGCCCAGCACCTGATCCATCACCCTACGAGGTACCGGCACCTGTTCCATCCGCTTATGGCGGCCCTAATCCAGGTCCTTATGGAGGTCCAGGACCGGCACCAGCTCCATCAGCTTATGGTAGCCCTAGTCCAGGTCCGTACGGAGCCCCAGCACCTGGCCCACCAGACTACGCAGCTCCGGCGCCAGCTCAATCAGCTTATGGCGGCCCTAATCCAGGTCCTTATGGAGGCCCATCACCGGCACCAGCTCCATCAGCTTATGGTGGCCCTAGTCCAGGTGCGTACGGAGCCCCAGCACCTGGCCCACCAGACTACGCAGCTCCGGCGTCTGCACAATCAGCTTATGGCGGCCATAGTCCAGGTCCTTATGGAGGCACAGCACCAGGTCTATCACCCTACGCAGCACCGGGACCAGCTCCATCAGCTTATGGTGGCCCTAATCCAGGCCCTTATGGAGCCCCAGCACCGGCTCCACCTCCATCAGCTTATGGCGGCCCTAGTCCAGGTACTTACGGAGCCCCAGCACCTGGTCCACCAGACTACGCAGCACCGGCACCTGCTCCATCAGCTTATGGCGGCGCTAGTCCAGGTACTTACGGAGCCCCGGCACCTGCTCCATCAGCTTATGCCGGCGCTAATCCTGGTCCTTATGGAGGCCCAGCACCTGGTCCAGGATTTTGTCCAGCAGCAGCATCAGCGCCAGGCCCCTATGTAAGTCCAACTCCACCACCATATGCTGCACCGGCACCGGCACCTTTACCTATTCCTTCAAACGATGTCATCTCttatctaaaataa
- the LOC129245320 gene encoding skin secretory protein xP2-like → MLFIILIAALISTSNSALYNSPISVVPVPARYGGSRPAPASCKAPPSIPILYESIGPAAASYAAPPPAPISYSAPPSVPVLYESIGPAASSYAAPPPAPARWGPAPALYAAPPSIPILYESIGPALGSYGAPPPAPAPCARPRPTQASYKTPPSISVLYESVGPAPSSYAAPPPAPASYSAPPSVPVLYESVGPAAASYAASPPSPASYTGPSPAPASYGAPPPAPANYAGPSPSAGSYSDNVTYYL, encoded by the coding sequence atgttgttcataATTTTAATTGCAGCCTTAATTTCAACCTCCAACTCGGCGTTATATAATTCGCCAATTTCGGTTGTACCTGTTCCAGCGCGCTACGGAGGCTCACGACCAGCTCCAGCATCATGCAAAGCGCCACCATCCATCCCAATCCTCTACGAAAGTATTGGTCCAGCTGCTGCATCATATGCTGCACCACCACCTGCTCCAATATCATATTCTGCACCACCATCTGTCCCTGTCCTCTACGAAAGTATTGGTCCAGCTGCTTCATCATATGCTGCACCGCCACCTGCTCCAGCGCGTTGGGGACCAGCCCCAGCTTTATACGCTGCACCACCCTCCATTCCGATCCTTTACGAAAGCATTGGTCCAGCTCTAGGATCATATGGTGCACCACCACCTGCTCCAGCACCCTGCGCAAGACCACGACCAACTCAAGCATCATACAAAACACCACCATCTATCTCTGTCCTCTATGAAAGTGTTGGGCCAGCTCCATCATCATATGCTGCACCCCCACCTGCTCCAGCATCATATTCTGCACCACCATCTGTCCCTGTCCTCTATGAAAGTGTTGGTCCAGCTGCTGCATCATATGCTGCATCACCACCCTCTCCGGCAAGTTACACTGGTCCAAGTCCAGCTCCAGCTTCATATGGTGCACCACCACCTGCTCCAGCAAACTATGCAGGCCCAAGTCCATCTGCAGGCTCTTATTCAGATAATGTTACCTATTATCTATAA
- the LOC129246219 gene encoding cell surface glycoprotein 1-like, whose translation MWQIFLFALLIVTADCALDRPLCPDGGEPVCGSDGYEYIYFDNECKLNVYSYKQLFAGKPKLTKVPLENCFSNCEGIICPAIYQPVCALQMPAGPTKTVPNICLVNQLICETKQQWIIVNYGPCAKPDQITYGASLAAYSPYASDSLAPPSYQPAPAPAPYTQPDLAYQPSTSYSTPETYVDPTPASDYLPAPSYQSSPSDYGSAPSPAPAPAPAPVPAAYASPAPANQPSTGFSIPVTYVAPTPVSDYLPAPSYQSSPSDYGSAPSPAPAPAPAPVPASYASPAPANHPSTGFSIPVTYVAPTPASDYLPVPSYQSSPSDYGSAPPPAPAPASYTDNAPARNYVPAVNYQPSSGYGPAPAPTPEPAPAPYADPSNNHQPSIGYSAPVIYIAPIPSYQPAPGYEPTTAPAPIPTPSSGYSGPITYVNPVPAPAPEPTPAPAPAPTPAPAPAPAPVPASYADLAPSSGSLSASNHQPACGYEPAPAPAPAPTPAPNNQPSIGYEPAPAPAPSADPAPTSKYQTSSDYAPAPAPAPASYVEPAPAPAPAPHTSSSTGQASASASASEFYSALDEAPAASYDSYEDPNSYAYPAPAPAPSPSPYPVPYVTPDRIMVSHYSTGQIASPFGFEAPAAAPTPALYSYSTPASYRPKNIYAARVPNTYSALNEMPSSEPYQYPLTTVIPSAPQIKDLLNYLFKSPPSEENVPHLAALIAKWMEYSPQQPQLPAWPTEMSESQSIPFYYQPTYTFIEYHGSKKPRAYTYK comes from the exons atgtggcaaatatttttatttgcgctCCTAATAGTCACCGCTGACTGCGCCCTCGATAGGCCACTATGTCCTGACGGTGGTGAACCGGTGTGCGGCAGTGATGgttatgaatatatttatttcgatAACGAATGCAAGCTGAACGTCTATAGTTATAAGCAACTTTTTGCTGGGAAACCAA AACTCACAAAAGTACCGctcgaaaattgtttttctaattgCGAGGGCATCATTTGTCCAGCCATTTATCAGCCCGTGTGTGCATTGCAAATGCCTGCAGGTCCGACAAAAACGGTACCCAACATCTGTCTGGTGAATCAACTGATTTGTGAAACGAAACAAC AATGGATAATCGTAAATTATGGTCCTTGCGCAAAACCAGACCAAATAACTTACGGCGCCAGTCTAGCCGCTTACTCGCCATACGCGTCTGACTCTTTAGCTCCTCCCAGCTACCAACCTGCTCCTGCCCCAGCGCCTTATACCCAACCTGATCTCGCCTACCAACCTTCTACGAGTTACTCAACACCAGAAACTTATGTTGATCCTACTCCCGCGTCTGACTATTTACCTGCTCCCAGCTACCAATCTTCTCCTTCTGATTATGGCTCTGCGCCTTCTCCTGCGCCAGCACCAGCACCGGCACCAGTTCCAGCAGCTTATGCCAGTCCTGCTCCCGCGAACCAACCTTCTACTGGTTTTTCAATACCAGTAACTTATGTTGCACCCACTCCTGTGTCCGACTATTTACCTGCTCCTAGCTACCAATCTTCTCCTTCTGATTATGGATCTGCGCCTTCTCCTGCGCCAGCACCAGCACCTGCACCAGTTCCAGCATCTTATGCCAGTCCTGCTCCCGCGAACCACCCTTCTACTGGTTTTTCAATACCAGTAACTTATGTTGCACCCACTCCTGCGTCCGACTATTTACCTGTTCCCAGCTACCAATCTTCTCCTTCTGATTATGGCTCTGCGCCTCCTCCTGCGCCAGCACCAGCTTCTTATACCGACAACGCTCCCGCACGCAATTATGTACCTGCTGTCAACTACCAACCATCTTCTGGTTATGGACCTGCCCCTGCACCTACACCTGAACCAGCCCCAGCACCTTATGCGGATCCTTCTAACAACCACCAACCTTCTATTGGTTATTCCGCGCCAGTAATTTATATTGCTCCTATTCCCAGCTACCAACCTGCTCCTGGTTATGAACCTACGACAGCACCTGCACCAATTCCTACACCTTCATCTGGTTATTCAGGACCAATAACTTATGTTAATCCTGTTCCCGCGCCTGCACCTGAACCTACTCCAGCTCCAGCTCCAGCGccaacaccagcacctgcaccAGCACCAGCACCAGTACCTGCATCGTATGCAGATCTTGCTCCCTCCTCTGGGTCTTTATCTGCTTCTAACCATCAACCTGCTTGTGGTTATGAACCAGCCCCTGCACCTGCACCTGCACCAACCCCTGCACCTAACAATCAACCATCTATTGGTTATGAACCAGCACCAGCACCGGCACCTTCTGCTGATCCTGCTCCTACCTCTAAGTATCAAACTTCTTCTGACTATGCGCCTGCGCCTGCACCTGCCCCAGCATCGTATGTTGAGCCTGCTCCTGCTCCAGCTCCAGCTCCTCACACTTCCTCATCTACCGGGCAAGCTTCTGCTTCTGCTTCTGCTTCTGAATTTTACTCAGCTTTAGATGAAGCACCAGCTGCATCTTACGACTCATATGAGGATCCCAACTCGTACGCTTATCCAGCACCTGCACCAGCTCCTAGTCCCTCTCCTTACCCCGTGCCGTATGTAACACCAGATCGAATCATGGTCTCGCATTACTCTACTGGCCAAATTGCATCTCCTTTTGGCTTCGAAGCTCCTGCTGCAGCTCCAACACCTGCATTATATTCTTACTCAACGCCAGCTTCCTACAGACCTAAAAATATATACGCAGCACGGGTCCCAAATACTTACTCAGCCCTTAATGAAATGCCCTCATCAGAACCATACCAATATCCATTAACGACTGTCATACCCTCGGCGCCTCAAATCAAAGACTTACTCAATTATCTATTTAAATCGCCACCGTCCGAAGAGAATGTGCCACACCTAGCCGCTTTAATTGCGAAGTGGATGGAATACAGTCCGCAGCAGCCACAGTTACCAGCATGGCCCACTGAAATGTCTGAATCGCAATCCATACCTTTTTACTATCAGCCGACTTATACTTTTATCGAGTACCACGGCTCGAAAAAGCCACGCGCATACACGTacaaataa